From Ictalurus punctatus breed USDA103 chromosome 2, Coco_2.0, whole genome shotgun sequence:
tttgtcattttaatatcCACTGCACAACAAGAAAGCTTTCACAAACATGACAAAACAGTAGCACAGGGGCCTTTGTAGATTATCTTCAGAAGATCACTCACCCTGTTGGGTCTTAAGGTGCATATATTTCCTGTATGCACACAATGAGCATTGTTCAAAAGGAAGTGAGCTGAGatagttcacacacacacacatggttacacacacacacacacacatacacacgactcaataaataatttaaagagCATACTGtcaacttttgcacagtattcgCCATTAGCAGCGACTGATTACAACCATTTACTATTTGATtagtcattattattcattcaaagAGCATTTCATTGTAACACTAAAGATCCATTGGATTAACAAAGACAGTTGATTAGCCAGCACTATTTGCACAGTGGATTctacatcatttatttattcatcctttGTAACTGCCTGCCCAGGGTCTTGGTGGTTTAAAGtacttatttgtttataattagtttgtttttaattatgaaCTTGAGCAGCTGAGGTTAAGGAACTATCAGGCCACAGCCAGTTCACTTCAGGTTCAAATCCAAATACAGCTACGGATACAGATAGTGTcctaatacataaatatattcaaCTAAATGAACTGTTTTATTAACTTTCCAAACTTACCTAggcctttttgttgttgttaaatatagCTGTAGGCTATGATTGTACTGATTAGAAATGACTACATGATTAGTGATTACATTTTTAGGCAAGGCGTTGTTTACAATGCCACTCAGTTCTAATGCACTCTTCGTGCATCCTATGCGTATGTTGTAGTAACTTAACAGTCGTGAATGtcgtgtgtgtacacaacctCATCAATGTTGCTGAGTGAGTGAAGGGTATGTGATGAACCCTTTATCCGGTGTTCAAGGTTCACTATTCATTAGCCATACGTAGTCTGTTAATACACACAGATCTTACACATGGCTGAATACACACCACATCCCAGTCTCCACACAaccatattttaatatttacagttCTCGGACATGTTAGTTTGTGTACTAGCACATAATAAACCTAGCATGACCCTCAACCAAAACTAGCATATAGTAAACCTAACATTATCCTTAacccatataaaaaaaaaaacttagcaTGATAAACTAAAACTAGCATATAATAAACCTAGCATGATTATAAACTAAAACTAGCAAATAATAAACTGAGCATgaaccacaacaacaaaaaaacatagccTATAATAAACTTAGCATGGCCCTAAAACAAAACTAACCTATAATAACCTAACATGATTCTAAACCCAAACTAGCACACAATAAACCTAGCATAATCCTTAACCCATATCATAAATTTAGGATGATTCTAAACCAAAACTAGCGTGTAATGAACCTAGAATTAACCATAAAAAACATAGCCTATTAATACACTTAGCATGTAATAAAACTAGCATGAACCACTCCAAAAAAGTTTATAATAGTCTGTATGATCCTAAACCAAAACTAGCATATAATAAACCTAGCATATAATAAACTTAGCATGAACCACAACAAAAATACCATAGCCTATAATAAATTTAGCATGATCCTAAACCAAAATTAGCATATAATAGATCTAGCATGaaccacaacaaaacaaacctaACATATATGAAACAGCAAGATCTTGAACTAGCATATAATAAACCTATACAGTAAAGCACATAATAAATTGCAGCTACAGAGGAGACATTTAGtctgttgtctctctctctctctctccttctccttctctctctcacacacacacacacacacacacacacacacacacacacacacacacacacacacacacagatacacaggtATACTTTATTTCTATTAAGCTTCATTAGTGTTGTGTAGCGCATCCTTCAACTAATTTACTTTCTCTTTTGTGCCTTTAGGCCAGATGAGTGTGTTCATGCTCTGTCTCTGATGACTCTCATTGGTCTGGGCAGGTTTGGGTTCCAGATGTTTAGACtggtgcgtgtgtgcgtgtgtgtgtgtgtgtgtgtgtgatgttacgTAAGGACCATGTGCTTCTCAGTtcagcttccttcctgtttaaaaaaaataaaaataaaaatcagtgtgtgatatttaaagaaatgtttctTGGTGCAGGTGTCAACACACAGATGAGAAAAACTGATGGCTCTGTTATACTGTgatggatatttatttatttaactagcTTGTTTTGCAGTTTGGGTCCACATGTCCTCTTAGAGGGAAGCGTTACTGCAAATCACTACGAAGTTCTTCTGCCTGATCCCCTTTATCCTACAATAAAAAATTCCGGCTCAGTGGGAGTGATCTgctccaggatgactccgcccccatcgagggaagaaaaatgttttcaatCACATGCtgtggccttcacagtcaccagatctagACCCAATTGAACAGCAATGGGAGATTTTGCAGCGGCATGTTAGACAgcgctccctgggataggctccaggttcccccgcgaccctgaagaaggagtaagtgttAGAAGATGGATAGTTGGATGGATGTTAGACAGCGCTCTCACCAcgatcatcaaaacaccaactgattTGCAGACTATGTGTTGTATAGTGAACTACTGttaacatcttctgaccaatcagaatcagggGCAATTTTGATAAATACCATTTATGGATATTCTTGGTCAACAATCATATTTGCAGTGTAAATATAACTATAGgtcatgttgttttgttttgcttggcAATGCTAATGGAATGCAGTTCAACaggagtgcatgtgtgtgtgtgtgtgtgtgtgtgtgtgtgtgtgtgtgtgagtgagaccTCATGCCCTTTAGGGCTTTTGTATTGTGTAAGAAGGATATTTTAGGAGTGCAGAACAAAGTGGGTGTGGGGAAGAGGCATCTGTGTCCATCTCTACTGCTCcccatacatacacacccactTCTCTAATGCCTCAGTAACAGCCAGTTATTTCACCATAGTGCAGTCCCATACCCTGAGTCATCAGAATGACATTCAAACTCATAATACCAAGGTGAACCGACATTTTTGGGACTGTCTTGTATTTCAAATTCGTTTCAGGTATCATACCATTCTCAGAAAATTATTCAATTAAGTTCAGTTTGTACAGCACGTCTAACTTTAGACAtcgtcacaaagcagttttacagaaatccggatatagatttagatcctGAATGAGCCGACATgtaaaaactccctgagatgacatgagaaaGAACCCTTAAGAGGAACCAAAAGGGGAAACACATCCTCTTCTGGATGACACCAGATAGTATGATTACCAATTACTCTTCTACTGTAACATCAAGCAGTACTGAAAAGAAGGTTTAGTATGAGCATGTGGGACGGATCCTGGGATGAGTAATgcgcacaggacagtctttaagATAACGGCAGCAGTTCTTATTTCCTACATTTCAGAGGTGAACGTTTTTTATTGTGGGAGTATTGGACTGGATATGCACTgctacacatacactatatggacaacgGTTTGTggtaacctccactcttctgggaaggctttccactagattttggagcgtggcaatggggatttgtgctcattcagccacaagagcattggAGGCCTGGGGTTCCAATTCATGTTCAGtggtttgaggtcagggctctgtgcagagcatttgagttcttccacttcaattgaagcaaaccatgtcttcatggagtttgctttgtgcacaggagcattgtcatgctggaacatttttgggcctcttagttccagtgaagggaaattgtaacgctacagcatacaaagacatcccatacaattgtatgcttccaactttgtagtGTAATACAGTACATTCGCAAACCATAATATAGATATCATGAAAAGTCAGATCAGAAATACGGAAGTACTGTATGTGACTACAGGACAGATCTATCCCAAGCCATAGAAGGTTCTTAGCTAGCAAACAATTCCGAATTGGACAAAATACACTTAACAAGCTATTTCCTAAAAATTAATTACAAGGTTTTTagagggtgtcccaaaagtatccacacataggggactatgtgtgccagcaccacatcggtcgtgccttcatcagtggatatTCATGGACATCCACTTCTTCTCGGTCGATCTGTAACATTTCCAACcttttttgaatttatttacaagtttggcaacagtgttgtgtgtgtgatgtgttgtgtCTGCcacgtttcctgttaaagtccatcacaatcttgcgacagcttcctgatccagccatgagaatgatttctatatgttcttcttttgtcaaaggcattcttaaaggccatttaaaaaacatttgggaagacattttgttaaaGACTGTTAATTTCCCCAGGTTTTATAGTTTGTagtttttatataaacattttactgTCATTGGTAACCTTTTTTATCTGATACATGTCATTGTGAAATCAAGTAATATCCTTTATGGTGCATTAAGGACATTTTGTAATATCTGGTGAAGTTTCCTCACTCCAATAAAATATCTGTTGAGAGGTGAAACGCTGCTCTCGACATCCCCGGCTTTGTAaaagcaagaaaaaacaaacaacgtCCAACCAATCATGATAAGAGGCATTTCTCCTGGCTTGCCAATATGAAAAACGTTGCCTTTTGCTCTAGCATAGGCAATGAATGTGTTTTGAGGGAATGGCTTTAAATGGTACATGGCTGCCATTAAGAAGTCCCTTGCCTCAAACCGATTTCATTCTTCTTGTCTAATCAGTGTggaaaggcaaatcacaggtttatattaatgcacttgttctaatatgttataatttctatagtaactaaTTCACATGCACTTAGTCTAGTAATAGGCTAAATTGATTAAAAAGCATCAAGCACACATTTATAGTTATTAATATGGTgaagttgttttttatttcttagattttattggaaggagtctccagtgtcagcaagGTTCCTTTCATTTTTCCACCACAGTAACGTCGAAGCATGTTTCTGTCTTGTTAATTTCAAGAGAAAAGGAAGGAACGGCTTTGTTAGCTGCAAAATGACAACAGGAAGCAACCTGGTCCGCAACGTTATATGTATAACAACTATAACATTTTGttctttaaaaagtaaaacattttaatcattgacaaattgctgttcACTTCAAGGTGATAACCTCACATCACAATCACACCACTTCATTaaggattattttcctttaacagtgAGCCCCAAAGTGTTATTCATTACATAACAACTATAATAATACTGCTTGATTGTGATGTCAACTACCACTGACTCATTTATATATCTCCACCATCTACACCAGCTGTACTGTATTAGACATTGCAAGGGGTAATTCACTCTTTATGAACTGATTCAATATGaggtgttttattattattattattattattattattattattattattaaataatattataagtGTATTCAAAtatctatttatatttttttctttatgaagATATTCTGCCACACCTGCTCTTCAGGTAAACACACCTGTGGCCGGAACACGCTCAGAATACCACCTGGTTTTACAGGTGCATCAGCCTCCAACAACACAAAGGTCCAAGGTTGTTCTGACGTCATTGTGTAAATACTGCGTAATAAGTACACAAGATGAGAGGACGAGCAGACACAGATACACGGTTACATCTTTTTAAAGTGTATTAAATCATCAGTGTTAGAGCACAACTCTACTGTTAAGCTGCTCTGTTGTCCACGCGCGTTTGCGTAGTTGCAATTGCACGCGCACGTGTCATTTGTgggtgtacgtgtgtgtgtgtgtgtgtgtgtgtgtgtatgtgttctcGGTAAGACTGCGCCTTTAAACTGTAGGATCATGCTGTTAAAGTGAATTGGTTGTCCGAGGGGGCGGGAACGCACAAACTTCTCCTCctgcatttccatttttttttcctttcagataTTACTCTCGCGCTTACCTTGCGCACGCCGCTGTGTTTATCCTGCAGTCTCGCGCGGAAACTCGGGACTGACTTGGTGATTATTTTTtgctctcctgtctctctgtctctctggttTCTGAGCAGCGCGATGGCCTCTAACGGGAGCGGGACGGAGGCGCTGGGCACGCGTCTGGCGGAGGATCAGCTGCGCGTGCTGGAGGAGAATTTCTCTCGCGGGGGCCGGAACCCGGACGGAGCAACGCTCGCGCTCATCGCCGCTGAATGTGGACTCAGTGAGGAGGAGACGCTGGTGAGTGAAGGGGCACTTCTCTCACAcgcaacaaataaataatacacatttaCTCATTAAGACCAAactttgaaggaaaaaaaaaagaatccaactacgatttttaaaaatattatttatacaagccatagcgcttttttttttttttttttttttttaattatgattaTTCCTGAACACATTATATCCAGGTTGAGAACCTAATGACTGTTTAATAACCAGttaatattaattcatttgACATAGTCAGAATATTAGGGACAACCAGTTGATGATATGAAggtgttgtttttgtgtattattattatttaaaaatattcaatttttattgatataaaacaatatataaaCTGTTTTAGATATTTTCTCCCTACTTTAGTCTTGGCTTATTCCCACCCACCACTTAGGTCCCCCATCATATGATGatgacatgtgaagccagccaaccacatcttttcagACTGCTACTAATTCTGTGTCACCGTTCTGGCGTAACACGCGgaaggaaagcgctatctgcccccttctacatacatgagctcacagaagcCTATTATTAGCTAGTGTCGCTGTTATAGAACTCACAAACTACAGATGATAGGGCGAACGCTTTGCTGATGTACCACTCATGTACTGATACATGGTTTACTGATATCAGAGCTCAGAGTACTGAGTGTACTGATACTCATAACCTCATGACAAGTGCTGAAACAATGCACTGAAAGGTTCTGCTGCCAAGTTATGCCAAACATCTAGATGATGGCAAGCTGTAAGCTAGTTCATGTCCAGTGTTCCCATTCAAGATCTATCAACATAATACCTTTACAGCATGAAATGACTCTGCTCGGAAAACATGCCTGATTGTCATGatacgttgattattttccaaatgttttattttttcatgaaaagttttatttactACGTAAATTTGCCAAGGAGAACATTTTTGTAATCATCAAAGAACAATACAGTttacttttatctgtttatagttagatttaatgttgtagaacatcaACAAAACGATTCTGATCCTTTTATTACTTATTCGGAGCTATAAGTGATCGTTCTGTCATCagcctctcctttctctctaGTTGTACAGTAAGTACAACTAGACCATAAGACCATATAAAACCATATAAGAACataaacgcagcttgtcatgttacagagaagccacaaaaaaagcaaagcCATCATCTTCTGTCAGAGAGCTTTACATTtgtctgttacaaagtgctggaaCTAGAGACACCTTCCAAAAATTgcaaaataaactaataatcTCCTCACAGAAACGTCATCATATCAACACTTAGACAAtcttttaaatcagtttatatgaagcgtccaccatacaaacaatatattattttattataacaaatgcattaatataaacctttcagctggaactactgttagagctgctgtCCAATAAGAATCAATCAATTTAACAgtggtgtattattattattattattattattattattattattattattattattattattatgggtaTGAAGCACACTGCAGACTTGTGGGTTTGACTGGGACAGTTTTGAAAGGCTAGACATCTGATTAATGGAATCAGATCCTGTGGCTCAGCTCACCAGTAAGAAATGACTCTTTTGGATCTCAAATGACTCACTGCCATTTTTGGCCTAATGTTctaattaacaaaataacattACAATAACATGGATTTcataaaaatccatttaaataattgtaaaatCAGCAAGCAGCTACGAATGTGCATTGAAAAATACACTAAGTATCTCTATTATCTGTGATAATAAtgctgtgtctgtgtttcatTAAAAAGATTAATTTCCATTTATCCTGATGACCGATCATCTCCATTAATACACTGTCAACATTCAGCAACATTTAACAAGCAGCAGCAGTGCAGCGGATCCTTCCTGTCATTCTACCTCATTCACACAGCTGACTCAAATTCATACCTCAAATGAAAATTATTCATATAAATCAGCTCTTGATGTTCACCTAAAAGAGTCGGCTCAAAAAATCGACTCATTCACAAACTCATCACTACTGTGAGTGCTATCTGGGATAAGTTGGCTATGTACCATGACTTACAGACGTATCACAGAGTATTGTGTAAGATCTGTCTTCGCTCGATTGATAGTTAGATCTAGCTATACATATGtattcactttattaggaataacTGAGGCTTCATGTAGTTATCCAATcagacaatcatgtggcagcagcgcagtcTTGCTGATACAGGTTGTAGCATGGATGTTGGAACTGCACATCtcatgggattttcacacacaacagtctccagagtttgcacagaatacagcgaaaaaacaaaaaacatccaggcagcagcagttctgtgggtggagtCAGTGAagaatgaccagactgcttCGAGCTGAGAGGAAGGCTATACAGTagcaactcaaataaccactctttacaaccatggtgagctgaaaagcatctcagaagaTGCCGAACCTTGAGGTTCAGTGGTCAGTAGTGTAGATACatagatagtgtgtgtgtgggcatggtTTTATATCTTTATGTGGACAAAGATCGGAATATATATGCATATTGAAAAAAGGTCAGGTTTAAGGAAGGTCCAATCAAGGATTataaaacaaatgtgtgtgtgtctgggtgtgtgtgtgtgtgtgtgtgtgcgtgtgtgtgtgtgtgtgtgtgtttttgtgtttaagCACTAACTAGCATCTTCATCCAGATGATATCTGACATTACTGGAAATGTCCacaggcttgttttttttttctgacagtaATCACATGACATGATAAAGGCTGATGTAAAGTCCAAAGATGATATGTTCATATATTGTAACAGGTATGAGGAGTTCCATGGAAACTATAATTGTGCTAACATCCTCCTTTAAAATCATCATCCACTTCCTGATTGGTAGGTAGTAGAAGACTGTTTCCCAAATCTTTGGTCAAGTGATATCGAGTACATATTTTGCACCATAATTTAGTTTTTTATGCGCCGACACACCATGAAGGGCTCACCAAAAAGTCAGTGAGCTAAATCAGGCTTCTTAGAGTGATTAGCATGCTAACTGTCAATCATAAGATATTAGCTATTATTGTTAGCCTTGTTAGCCTCAGTTCtaaacaccaaacatgtcttgacTGAGTACTTTTAAGATTATGAGAAAAGCTCTGCCAGATTTCTAATTTATAATCCACATCCTGCTTACAGGAGTGTGTTAGAGCAGTTGCTGTAACATGATGATAatttgtggttaaaaaaaaaagcctcacaGCTCTAAACCCAAAAATAAAGAACCAAAATTTGAATGGCAAACTTGTCTTGGCTGATTGGCAACTTTTGATTTAAGTGGAAGAGGTGTGCAAATTTCCCTGAAACACAGTTTTTAATGTCACTGCCCTTTCCCTGAAGGGTAGGTAATACATTTTGGTCATTAAAATCCCACATTTAGCATCTTTTCAGGTTTTGAAATATGCGTTAACACACTTAAAGAGCTGAGGTTTGATAAAGCAGTTAATATAGTGCCAATTCATTATGTTTGAGGTAACTGGAGAAATTGTGCAAGCATTCCTTTTAACGTCATCGTCTATGTCCTGATTACTACGTAATGAGGAAATGTTTCTCGGTCTTGGTTTAATGATCCTATGTTTTGCATAAGTTTGAATTTTTCATGCTCTATTACAGTACGTTAGTCTGTTACTGGAATAGACATGGACATCCCTGCCCTGTTTCCACATGTCTCTGTCTGGTCTGAGATAAACTGTGATGACAGTGTGAAGTTAAGCAGACGTGCACCGGTTAGATTCCTCTAATGTGTAAAGATTCTACCGAATCCACGATCAATTAAACGTTTGCAGTTTTCTGAAACAAATCATATTTCTTGGAAACAAAATTCCACAGACCTTCATAGAGTATACgttatcttttttttacattagagCAGCAAAGATATATACATAATGCACAGAGGAGTGAATATCAAATatatgtgctgttataggaaaataattaacaatatgGTGTTGTGATGTTGCTAGCCAatgattaattttattttcaacaaaCCACGCATCATATTTTTGATCTGTTTACCATTGCATTTCAAATGGTGGACCGGCCATTTTTTTGGTTCTCTACTGAggttaataatatttaatattataatggAAAACACCAAGCCTTCTGTCCTGAAACCTGAAGTTACAGCTTCAtctcttattgttattataaagcgctgacagtggagactccttccatacatttttatttgttaaataacacattttcataattgtttattattgactTTAGATTACGtaaaccttcatcatcatctactATACAAATCAGTGCACAGTAATATAAAACTGTGATACACAAGCTCagaattactgtcagagctgctgttatagaagattAATCGACaaatcagaatagagaattcaacagcgctgtggttaTAAGAAGCAACTCTCCAGCTTATATAAGTGTGTATCCTGTGCTGATGATTTCCAGTGCAAATGCGACTCTGGGAAAGCCTGTCACTCATGCTCGATTTGAATGTTGGGAACTAAAAACGTAAATCCAAGTGCACTCAAAGCTCCACATGATGCATGtgacctgtctgtctctttcctctctctttggCAAACCGGTTCAACCTGAGTGCTGTCCTGAATAGGAAAAGCAGGGCAttgtgcatatatgtgtgtgtgtgtgtgtgtgtgtgtgtgtgtgtgtcgctagTGTGGGTGTAGCTTGAGAGTTTGGCTCAGAGTTGCTGTGACATCATGATACCACTGGTAAATATATTATTCCAAATATATTGTCATATCATGAACAGTTATTTGTTAGCTTTGTTACACTGACACTTCAAGGAACCAGTTAGCATTTTTTAGGCCCACATTTCCACTGGTTTAGGAGCCAAACTATTACAACATAAGATGTATGCGTCTACTATTGAGCAGAgtataaataatacttttacaagttccgatttttttttaaccatgaaAAGCCGAATCCCTCAGCGGCTATACACAGCACACAGTCACGCAAATAACCAGAGTTGCTCGACTTGTTGTCATGACGACTAAGTGACGTGTCCGCTAAACCTCCTGATGTCACTGTTTCACTGTTTCAATGTCCTGAACCAACCAATATAAAATAGAAGCTCTTGGACTAGCTTCTTTCCTCTCATGCTAAGGTTGGCATGGTCTTTAGATGATCATCCAAGAACTACCAAAACACAATGCAAGCCCCTGTCCTGCTGGTGTTTAAATCTTCCTCTTAGCCGCTCACCCTCTAACTGACGAATAGATCTTTTTCCCCCACCCTCTTATAGTCACACAGAAGCATGTTTTTTTGAGGTGGTTTATTGTGTAAACCACTCCATTTCAACATTTGATGTGTTGTCTTTGTTctattttcaattaaatataGGGTgtaaatgatttgcaaatcattgcattctgattttatttacattttacagtgtcccaacttttttggaaacaGGGTTGTAGCATGAGGAgatgtttttgatagagactacTAACACTTCTGTAAGTTGTACAAGTAGTCCTATAAGTAATGTCAATTGGGACCTAATGTTGGCAGGGTGGTGCAGTGGGTCacatcacagctccaggtttctggtttgatcctgagcccGAGTTATTGTGTCCGcataggtttcctctgggttctcgggtttcctcccacctcctaaaaacatgccagtaaatGGACTGGATAAAGTAATTTGCAATGTGAATATGTGTGAATATGTTTGTCCATGGTACCCTCCAATGGATTGGTGTCCAAACTGGGGTGAAGTGtgctcagtgttcccaggaAAGGCTATAGTATATATCTTACTGAAGATAGCTAAATTATACTATACAATACCGTACACTGTTAAGTAACGAGCCTAACATGTGAATAGTTGTGtcatgtttataaaaataaatctgtactgaggtGGTTTGTGAAATTTGAACAGTTTGTAATTACATGCTAGTAATACACATTATCTTAAGTACTTGCACAATTCATGGTATTGTTAGATATTTAATGGTTGCCCAATGACTTAAAATCTTATTGTATCAGGTGAAGGCCTGATGATTTCACCTCTACTATTCATTCATTGGATTACTCTTTAGAATTGTTCTTATGTTGCTTCAATCTGAGCAACTGCAAAGTTCAGTTTACACAGCCATTTCATGTCTTGAGTATAAGGATTATAGTATCTTCTTATATATAAGTATAGAAATTTAGGTTGAATCATAATTTATACCACTTCAGAAGATTTTGCTGAAAGATTTTGCTGGCAGTTTGTTAGCAAACCCTCATTTAAAAGGCTTTGCAAAATGAAGATATTCGATGCAGGTGTTcggggcttttttttgttgttgttgcatagAATAACTGAACACAGGAAGTTGGTGGTGAAGTGTAATGAGCTGATCTGCATATTATGTGCAACATGGAGATCAGATTTCAACCTGGCTAACCAGAGACGAATCTGAAatgtaaatgcatgtgattaaaATCGTATTGATCTGTCCATTTTAAGACTCACATGTGCTCTTTCTCTCGCCCTCTGTCTCTTGTGTAGAAATGGTTCAGGATGCGTAACGCTCAGTGGAGACAAGCAGAGGGACTGCCTGCTCAACCGGGATCAGTCAAAGACTGAAGACAAGCAAGCAGTGCTCTTTCTCTATACGCACACCTCATGCCGCTAgtcctctctatctctctatcatcCATCCCTTCTCTTTCCATCTGTCCTTCTTATTCTATTAATCTGTCCACTATGGGACAGGGCTAGTACTTTCTCATTGCTcaatgttctttattttttgcagtatGTATGTGAAGTAAATGTATATTGCACACACAAATGTcatgtttacataaaaaataaactgtatataTGGTTATGAGTGAATGCAGTGCTATATTCTATAATGCTATCTGCCAATGTATCTTTAAAGGTAATCAAGTGATATGGTGagtgaggaataaaatattttgggggcatgcagttacaggaaaataatctcGACTGACTGTTATCATCCCACAGTTAATTATTTCACCTAACACGATATcccaaagtgtttaattcctcttgttgtggaacatctgggAAAAGAGATCCTGTCAGCAGTCGTTACCTCACcagttaataagaaaataaaacgcATGTTTCATATAAAGGTACAACGTtacatctgactgttacaaagattATAAAAGTAATAAAGGTAATAATTAAGGTAATAACAGAGCTGTGATGATGTAACAACATAGTCTCTGTGTTATTGTTTGATGAGATTTTCAATGTATATGAAATGCTGGATTCGAGACAATTTGGAAAGA
This genomic window contains:
- the hopx gene encoding homeodomain-only protein is translated as MASNGSGTEALGTRLAEDQLRVLEENFSRGGRNPDGATLALIAAECGLSEEETLKWFRMRNAQWRQAEGLPAQPGSVKD